The stretch of DNA GTGCGAGCGGGATGCGCTCCTGCTTACTGCGCTTAATGGCATTGATTACAAGCGTTGCGGCATCGAAGCCCTGTGCCGCCAGAAAATTGGGCGCTGTTTTAAACCTGCCGCGATACGATTCAACGAACTGCTGCACAACGGGTCGTGCGCTATTGGCAAAGAACGGAGTAACGAAGATCGCTCGATCAAAAACCGCCTGGGAGTGTGCAATCTTACTTGGATTATCCCAGAGAGCCGTTCCAAGTGGTCTCATCCGTCTCTTTACGGCTGGAGCTATGTTGGAAAGCAGCTTAGTGCTTACCTCTATCGTATCGGGAATAAGCACGGCCTCTGCCGTAGAGCTCTCAAGTCTCTGGACCGCTTCAAGCATCGAGCTCTCATCGCTTGATGAATAGGAGATCTCAAGTATCATTGGTAAGTTTAGCTCTGCTAGCTTTGCACGAAACGCCTCAAGATATTCGCTTCCTGCTGCGGTCTGCGGATAGACGATAGCAAAGCGGGTCAGCTTGTAATCGCCGTAGGCTGCATTCACTAGGGCCTCAATCTGGCTTGTGGTTGTTAGGCCGAGCCTAAACACCCCCTGCCCTGTATTGAAGGACTCGCTCTTTGAGAATGAGAGGATCGGCACACCTAGCTCGCGTGCAGTTCCTGCCGCTGCAACCGAGGCCTCGGTCAGAAGTGGCCCGATAATCATGGCGACGTTTGAACCAGATACCAACTCCCTGACGGCTGCCGATGCGGCCGCGGTATCTACGCCAACATCACGCGCCTCTATTTTAATCTTTGGGGCATCAACATTGGCCTCTAGCGCGAGATCGATCCCCTGGCGGGTATCGCGGCCAAGCGCGCCGAATCGATCGGAGAGGCTCAGGATAACACCAAGCTTTGTTTCCCCGTCGACAACAGCGCTAATTGCGCCCTGCTGCCCCGGCTCATTAATCTCCGCTGCGCCAAGCCAAAACGGTTGCTCAGATCTAATGTCATCCTGATCATAGCCAAGCGCTGCACGGCGCGCGCGTTCACGACCTAGCAACTGATTTACAAACTGATCTGCACGCCATTTGTTGGCCACACTCTCAAATTTATCTGCCGGCAACGAGCGCAGCAGTAGTAGAGCGCCAACCGTAGCGGCGTGCACCCCCCCTGGTATCCTCTGCGCCTGTGTATTGGCCCGTGCAAACCATGCCAGCGACTGGTTGATATCACCGCTACGTCCAAATGAGAAAGCAAGTATAAGTCCGAACTCAAGCCCAACGTTTGCCTCGTTAAGACCGCGCCTACGAAAGTATGCACCGACTGAGCTAAGCGCTTTGTCGGCCTGATCGAGAACGAGGTACTGGCCACTTAATCGTAGCGCTGCGGCCTCGGCCTCGAGCGGAAGCAAGGACTCCTTGGATGCCTTAATGTAGGTATCTAAGGCCGATTTATTCCTGCCGCTTTGACGAAGCTCGTCACCATAGATTAGGGAGCTGTTGCTTAGCTTGTGCCCTTCGAGATCCATAAATGGCCGCCAGATCTCCCACGGTAGCGGCTGTGCTTCGCTGGGCGAAGCCTCCTCACGATAGGTCATATCTGTTACACGCGCAGGCTTTGGCTTTTCACTGGAGGAGAAACAGGCGGAGGTGGCGCTGCAAAGCGCGGCGAGCAGAATGAGTCGAAGTATCATATGTAACTTAAGATCAATGCTGGCGTTAACATCCTTATAGGCAAGCTGCTAGCCTACCTCTCTTAGAAGTCTACTATAGTCATGTAGTGTGGAGGAGCCAACTGAGAAAAACAAAGCTGAGTTGATACTGAGATGAATAGTTTACGAGAAGATATCCTTCATCTTATCAAAAAAGCCCTTGCTGCCGGCCTCATCAACCGCCGTTCCCTGAATTATTGCCAGCTTCTCTAAAAGCTCTCGCTCATCATCAGAGAGCTTCTTAGGGACATGGATAAGGATCCTAACATGTTGATCACCCCTACGCTGTGGGCTGCTACCAAGGATCGGAATACCCTTATTTTTAAGGCGAAAGACCTTCCCTGACTGAGTTCCAGCAGGGATCTTGAGTTTTAACTTGCCCTCGAGTGATGGCACGTCGATCTCGGTTCCAAGCGCTGCTGCGGCATAGCTAATAGGAACCTCACAGATAACCTCGCTCTCCTGACGTTGGAAGATCGTATGCTGCGCAACCTGAATTTGCACATACAGGTCACCGTTTGTTCCGCCACCCGCTCCAGCCTCGCCCTCACCGCGCATCTTAAGCCTTTGGCCATTATCAACTCCGGCGGGTACCTTAATTTTTAGCTTTGACTCCTTCACCTTGAGTCCTGTTCCAGAGCAGCTCTGGCAGGGATTTTTGACTACCTCACCAACCCCAGCACAAATATGACAGGTGCGCGCCAGGGTAAAGAATCCCTGTTGAATTCGAACCTGCCCGACACCTTCACACTGCTTACAACATTCGCGCGAGCTGCCCTTTGATGCTCCGCTACCTGAGCAGCTTTCACACTTGGCACGCCGACCGAGAGTAGCCTCTTTTTCACAACCAAAGGCGGCCTCTTCAAAGGTAATCTCTATATCATAGCGCAGATCGGTGCCGGTTTTGCCACGGCCACCCCTATTATCTCTACCTGCCTGACCACCAAAGAAAGATCCAAATATATCACCAAAAATATCTTCAAATCCTGAGAAGTCACCCCCCTGAGCGCCGCCAGATCCAGCACCATTAGTAAAGGCCGCATGGCCGAACCGATCGTAGCGAACTTTGTCCTCGGCATCACTCAGGACGGAGTAAGCCTCGGTGGCCTCCTTAAAGCGATCCTCTGCCTCTTTATTGTTGGGGTTTTTGTCGGGATGAAACTGAATGGCTTTCTTGCGGTAAGCTTTCTTAACCTCATCAACTGAGGCGCTCTTGGAGATCTCTAAGACTTCGTAAAAATCACGTTTTGCCACAAGAATACCCTACAACTAATAGACCTGCATGTCTCCACTGGCAGGGTTATGAGCGATAAAAGACGGGGCCCCCCTTGCGAGAAAACCCCGTCTTGACTCAAAACAGCCTAGACGCTCGCTTATTTACTATCGCGAACCTCTTCGTAATCGGCATCAACTACATCGTCCTTATCGGTCGACTCAGCTGCTGCTCCGTTACTCTCGGCTTTGCCCTCCTGTGAAGCTGCCGCCTGCTTGTAGGCCTCCTCGGCGAGCTTATGGCTAGCCTTCTCAAGGGTGCTGAAAGCAGACTTCATGGCATCATTCTCGTTCTGCTCAAGCGCCTTCTTAGCGTCCTCAAGCGCCGTCGTTACGCTGCCCTTAGTCTCTGATGAAACCTTATCGGCCAGCTCACTCATAGTCTTCTCTGTCGAGTAAACAAGGCTATCTAGTTTGTTGCGCTCCTCAACTAACTCGCGACGCTTATGATCATCCTCGGCGTGAATCTTAGCATCGTTAACCATACGCTCGATCTCCTCCTTTGAGAGACCTGAACTTGCGGTGATCTTAATCGACTGCTCCTTTTGCGTACCTAGATCCTTGGCATGCACCGAGACGATACCGTTTGCATCGATATCGAAGGTCACTTCAATCTGTGGGATACCGCGAGGCGCTGCTGGTATTCCAACTAGCTCAAAGCGCCCAAGCGTCTTGTTATCGCCCGACATCTCACGCTCTCCCTGTAGAACGTGTATTGATACCGCAGGTTGATTATCAGACGCGGTAGAGAAGCTCTGCGACTTTCTTGTTGGGATCGTTGTGTTTTTGTCGATTAGCTTAGTGAACACTCCACCGTAGGTCTCGATACCAAGACTAAGCGGTGTCACATCTAAAAGAAGCACATCCTTAACATCACCCTGCAGAACTCCAGCCTGTACCGCGGCTCCGATAGCAACAGCCTCATCAGGATTAACGCTCTTGGAAGCCTCCTTACCGAAGATCTCCTTAACGCGTGCCTGAACTGCCGGCATGCGGGTCATACCACCGACCAGAATAACCTCGCCGATCTCGCTTGCCTTGAGCCCTGCATCACGCAAGGCTGTACGGCACGGACCCTCAAGTCTCTTGAGTAGATCTGCGCAGAGCTGCTCAAACTTGGCACGCGAGATCTTAATATTCATGTGCTTCGGCCCAGAAGCATCCGCCGTGATAAACGGTAGGTTAATATCTGTCTCCATTGATGAAGAGAGCTCGTGCTTGGCCTTCTCAGCAGCCTCCTTTAAGCGCTGCAACGCCATCGTGTCCTTACGGAGATCGATGCCCTGCTCCCTCTTAAACTCATCTGCTAGGTATCCGACCAGGATCAGATCGAAGTCCTCTCCACCGAGAAAGGTGTCGCCGTTCGTAGATTTAACTTCGAACACGCCATCACCAAGCTCAAGGATCGAAACATCGAACGTTCCTCCCCCAAGATCGAATACAGCGATAACCTTCTCGTGCTTCTTATCGAGTCCGTACGCAAGCGCTGCTGCTGTAGGCTCATTGATAATACGAAGAACGTTAAGTCCTGCGATCAGTCCTGCGTCCTTAGTAGCCTGGCGTTGTGCGTCATCGAAGTACGCCGGCACCGTAATAACAGCGTCCGTTACCTTTTCGCCGAGGTAGTCCTCTGCAGTTTGCTTCATCTTGGTAAGCACCATAGCCGAAACCTCTTGCGGGCTCTTGGCCTCACCCTTCAGCTTAACCCAGGCATCACCGTTATCTGCTCCAACGATCTCGTAGGGCAGCATATTCTTGGCCTTCTCGATCTCGGGGGTTTGGTACTTACGACCAACTAGTCGCTTTACCGCAAAGATGGTGTTCTTTGGATTCGTTACAGCCTGGCGTTTTGCAATCTGACCGACTAGTCGCTCACCGGCATCATTAACTCCAACAACCGATGGGGTAGTTCTGCCCCCCTCGCTATTTGAGATAACTACCGGGCTTCCGCCCTCCATAACAGCAACGCACGAATTTGTTGTTCCAAGATCAATTCCAATTACTTTTCCCATTTTCTTACTCCTCAACGTAAAATCTATAAACTAAGCGCTCGCCTCATCTGGGCTAACCGCCACAACCACCTCACCTACTCGGATTAACTTATCCTTGTAGAAATAAGCCTTCCTCAATTCAGCAACGATCTCGCCGGGCGTAGCATCCAGGGACGGAACTCGACTAATCGCCGCATGTTTCTGTGGGTCGAAGCTCTTCCCTAATCCGAGCTCCCCACGAATATCCCACTTACCAAGGCACTCAACGAAAAGCTTCTGGGTCATCTCAAGTCCGGTCTTTAGCTGCTCATACTCTGCCGAGCTGTGGGCTAAAGCCAACTCAAGGGTATCGAGCACCTCAAGCAGGTCTACCACGAGACGCTCCCCCTGATATTTAAGCAGCTCAGACTGCTCCTTCAAGGCGCGCTTCTTAAAATTATCGAAATCAGCCATTAGGCGCAGGTAGCGGTCACGGGAATTAGCTAGCTCAAGTGTTAATTTTTCAACCTCACTCGGGCCCGTAAACTCTTGATTAACCTCAACTTCTTCGCTTGCACCCTGATCTTCCGGGGCCTCTGCGTTGTCGTGCTCTTGTGTCATCTGAAATACTACTTATTCTTTCTATATCTTTAGGGGACGAATCAGCGCATTGGCTTAAAAAGCTATCTCCACGCCTAATCCTTAACTCAATGTATGCTATAAACACTTATCTATGGATTTTCAACACCTACCCCCAACAGAAAAGCTAAGAATAGGGCAAGATCTAGCGGTTCCTGCCCTGGTGCTGAGGGTCAGGCCCTATAGGGATAGCGACATAATCGCCCATATGCTCACCCCTTCCCTCGGAAAGATCTCGGCCATCGCCCGCCATGCACGTGGGAGCCGCAAGCGTTTTCCGAGCTCCCTTGACCTCTTTGACCGCGGCACGGTGCGAATTGTTCGAGAGCGCAATGGGGCCCTGGGGATTAAGGAGTTCACGCCCTCCCACTCCCTGCAAAAGTTACGCGGTGATCTGGATAAATTAATCCTGGCCTCGCTGCTCTGTGAGGCGTTTGACCTAATCCTTCAGGAGGATAGCGCCGAGGATTCTACGCAAACATTTGAGGTTTTAGATCTAGCGCTCAACGCCGTTGATGAGGCTACGGAGCTTAAGGGAGCGTTACGTGCCGTATACCTTGCGCTCGTATCGTTAACGCAACAGGGTGGCATTACTAACCTAGGCTCAGCTGCTCCAGGCACTAGGGCGCTTGCACAGCTGCTTGATGCGATTGAAGCGTTCTGTGAAAAGCGGCTGATGACACGCAGCTCGCTAGCACCGATCCTTAAAAGGATTGCGGCTGGGTAGTGTTTTATCCTAATGACAGCCGCATCCAGTTCCGCACCCCTTCTTAGTCTCAGGGGTCTTTTTACTCGAGGACTCACTTGATGAATCGCTTGGCGTTGCACTTGCAGGTGGTGAGCTTGAAGACTCTGCGCTTGACTCGGTGTTCGTCTTTTTGGCGGAATTATTTGATGATCCAGATGCAGACCCAGAGGCAGACCCAGAGGCAGACCCAGAAGCATAGTCGGTCTTATACCAACCACTCCCCTTAAGATGAAATGCGGAGGCAGAGAGCGCCTTGGTAACGGAACTCTTCTTGCCCTTCTCTTTGCAATGAGGGCAAGCTTCTAGCGCCTTATCGCTAAACTTCTGAATGACCTCAAACCGCCCACAGGTAGGGCAATCATATTCGTAAATAGGCATATAACGCTCACAAAACAGACTATTCTTACTATAGTACCCATAAACTAAGGCACTTGTCGCCCTCCTAGCAAACTCCTCCTAGGATAATCACTCCTGGCGCTGTTTTTCAAGCACCGTAACTGGTCACCGTAGTTTAATGTCGCGATTCAAGCTATTGAGATTACGGCGAAGTTTCATAGGTAATTCGATTGGTCGTCCCCTGATCGGGGACGGCAGATTTTGTGACCAGTTAATGTTTTCACCCCCGATTTGCTCCGCAAATCGGCCCCTTAGGGGCTATTGAGTATCATTATCGTATGCGAATATTTCTGGAATATGCTGACTAGTTACCAAGCACCTTACATACTCTATCTGACGCATCCTGATCGGGAATGCTCATTTTAGCGGTGAATAGTGCCCAAAGCGGCTATACTCGCGACTTAGCTTCGGTCCCCATATAAGCGAGCTGTCGCGATATCATCTCGTTAAAAAGTTGAAAGAGCCCCTGGTACGTTGGAATCATGTGCGCGCTGCCCGATCTAACGGCATTAAGCGTTAAGAGGTGCGCAATTGACTCAATAGTACTGAGGTATCCCGCTTTGGGCTGTCTCCTAATTCGATAGGTAGAGGTTAGGGAACGACGGAACGAGACCCGCGGAATGTCGTGCAGGAGAGGATTCCGATACACTATCTTCTGTGCTTCATCCCAAGTTCCATCGATAACGATAACTAGGTGCTGATCTGAGAGCTCAAGCTCTTCACAATCGTGTGAATCATCACCTGGATAAAGCAGATAAGGGCTATACTCACCTAGCGCCTTGCTGAGAGTTTCAACCGGGAAGATAACCCCCCGTAGCAACGCTATATTGGTGATCGCCTGTCGCACAAGCTTTGCAGTTGAATAGTACTTGCGCCACTCATTTGGATGTTGAAGAAGAAGGATGTTGGTATGCGCCGCAAATGATGGGAGATAGCCGCAGACACACTGCGCCTCAGGCCGTAGGCAGGTGTAGCACGTAGCACGGCTCTCTGAGATCTGGTGAGTGTGGCGGCCTCTTTCTCGCATACTAGACGACTAAATTAACCCATTATATCCTTTTATTATATGAAGAACCTCGATTTAATCCCGATACCTACGACTGCAAGGCGCTCGTCTCTAACTATGGGGCTAGTTTGGCTGACGATGGTCACATCTTTTCCAGCCGTACTGATCGGATTTGAGTGGCACAGACAGGGCATTAGCCTTAGCCAGGTCGTTATCTGCTCAATTATGAGCTGCCTAATCCTACTAGCCTACGCCGTACCAGCTAGTCAGCTGGGGGCCAGGACCGGGCTAGGCTTTTGCGCCCTCAGTAGGGTTGTTTTTGGTCGTTGGGGCACCCTTTTAATCACAGCCAACCTACTTTGGATATTTATAGTGTCCTATGGCATGACCGCGGTCCTTATGGCCGAAGCGGTCGAGAGCTTTCTTCACTTAGATATCTCTATCTTATGGATGTCAGTCGGCTGCGCCTTTTTAATGGCTTTTAATAATTTATTTGGCTTCTCCGGCGTAGCTAATTTCGCCCGTTTTTTCGCCGCTCCAGCTTTAATTGCCTGGGTAGGTTATACATTTTTCAAGGCCGCGGTCGCACCTGCTGCTTTATCAACTCTGGCGCCAGATCCTCAATCGATACCTCATCCCCGATCGATTATGTACGCGCTCACTACCACATCTTCATTTATTATCGGCTTTGCTGTGTGGGGCAACGAGATGGACTACTGGAGATTTTCCAAGGTCGGCTCATTAAGGGCCGCGCTACCGCTAGCAGCGGCGCTCCTAATCGGACTAGTAGTTTTTCCAGTTGCTGGCTGGCTTGTCGCACACTCAAGCGGAATAACCGACTCCGCTGCAGCGACTAGCTTTATGAATAGTTACTCCTTTGGTGGATTGGCAATTGTTGGCCTAATAGTACTGTTTGCCGCCTATTTTGCCTCCAATGACTCCAACCTATTTGGAACGTCCGCCGCTATTAAAAGCCTCTGGTCGATTAAGCCTCGCTTAGCGGTATCTCTTCTAGCGCTATGTGGCGCTATTACGGCAGCGTTCCTATCTACGACGGATTCGATCAAGGCGCTCGAAGTGATTGCAGCTCTAAACTGTGTCGTTATGCCAACACCCACCGTAATAATGCTTACCGAATGGTTCTTAAGATCTAAGGTATTCCCAAGATCTATGGATTTTTCTGACGTGCCTGACTTTTCAGATCTACCAGCTTTTCGCTTAGCTTTTCACTGGCCGGCCCTAATTGCGCTGCTCTCTGGTCTCACGGTAGGGATTGCAACATCTGGCTTAATTTCTAGCCTAGAATATCTACATATTGGCATCTGCCCACTACAAGCCTGGCTAACAAGCATGGTTGTATATGCCATTTTGCGTAAACGTAACCATTCAGCAGAAACTAAGCACTATATTAAGGGGTGCTCACGCTCGCCAAAAAGCGCCGCTCCAACTCGAACTATATCGGACCCCTCCTCTACCGCGATCTCATAGTCAGCAGACATGCCCATGCTAAGCAGGATACGGCCATTATAGAACGTATTATCTAATCCCTTTGCGCGTAGAACCTCTCGCAATTCATTCATCTGTCTATAATCTTTGCGCACCCCTTCAGGCTCCTCGTAAATCGGCGTAATCGTCATAAGCCCATCAAGACGCACGGCATCGGTCATGCTAGCGGCATGGCTAACTATCTCTTCAATCTCACCTGGCACAAAGCCCCTTCGGCTTAGATCATGCGCGATATTAATCTGCAAAAAGATCGGTTGAATTTTCCCGAAGCGCCTAGCTGCCGCCGCTATACCTTCAAGTAGCTTGAGGGAGTGCACGGAGTGAATAGCATCCGCCAACTTTACACCCTCCTCTACCTTATTGCTCTGTAAGTGTCCTATCAGATGGAGCTGATATTGAGCTGCAAGCGCTGCACGCTTCCTTTTAAGCTCCTGAACGTAGCTCTCTCCAAAGACTATAGAAACGCCAAGAGTCTGCGCCGCACTGATATACTCATGCATGGCCTCGATAGACTGCGTCTTGCTAACAGCAACGAGCCTTATATCATGAGCGGTCCTGCCGCTTTTCTGGGCAGCCGCACCTATCTTTAGCAGTATCTCTGCCAGTTGTGTGTTGATAGCTGGCATACTGTACTGATCTATTAAATAGCGCCTAGCTCCTGCAGCTTTCTCATCAGGGCGCTGATATTAAGCCCAACAACGTTAGAGTACGATCCTGAAACATTCTCGACAAACTGCAGTCCCAACCCCTGAATGGCGTACGCACCCGCCTTATCCATCGGCTCTCCCGAAGCGGTGTACCAAGCGATCTTCTCTCTGGTCATGCTCGCCATCGTAACCGCAGTAACATGTGACCATGTAACGGTGAGCCCACGCGCACGGTGTACAATTGATACCCCACCCCAAACTTCATGGGTCCGCCCCTGAATGTCACTCAACATTTGGTGCGCCTCAGCTTCTGACTCAGGCTTTCCAATAGCACGCCCATCGATGCATACGGTAGTATCAGCTCCGATCACGAATGAATTTGGATGAAGTAGCGCCACAGCCTGCGCCTTGACCAGCGCTAGCCGCTCTACCATCTCTTGAGCCGACTCACCCGCAACCGGAGTCTCATCGCACCCCGATACAACAACGGTAAAGCTTACGCCCGCCTGTTGTAGCAACTCCAGTCGACGGGGTGACGCTGAAGCAAGTATAACTTTACTCATTGTAGCGCCTCTTATATATGGAGAGCAGCACCTTCAGCAGCGCTTCATGCAACATTCGAGCGCGCTGCGTCTCGATCTCTCCGTTATACTGCGCCTGTACAAGCCATTCGCGCCCATCTTTACGCTCACAGGTTATGCAAGCAGCTCCAAGCTGCTCCATAAGAGCTATGCTTTCATCCACCGATGGGATCCAAAAGAGATGCAAAGCATACTCAGCAGGCAGCGCACTGGTTGTGCCAGCCGTAAGTGATAGCAGCTTCGGGCCGGGTAACACCTGAAACTCCTCGTAGCCTAGATCGGCGAAGCCTCGCACAACGACATCACCTGTCTCACAGCGCGGCTGTAATCCCCACCGTTTAATCTCGTTACAGATCTCAAATTGTTCGCGCGTAAACCACACAGCTACGGTACTCCTGCTTGAGAAATCACCAATTTTCTGGCGAATAATTTAGTCTGCATTCGTCTGCATACGATCCAGCCTCTCGACCGTTGAGGTTCCTCCCTCAACGACGGTCATCTCGGATACCTTGGTAAGCTGCGCCTTCTCATGCATCTCTTTGAGCGATAGAACGCCTACGTTACACATAGTAGATTTTAATTTAACAAGCGATACCTCCATCTTATCAGAGAGTGTGCCGCTGTAGGGAACGTAGGCATCCACCCCCTCTTCAAAGATTAGCTGCTCCGCCTCGCTCTGTTTGTAGCGCTGCCAGTTACGAGCACGATTCGATCCCTCTCCCCAATAAGGCTTGTAGAGTCGGCCCTTGTGGCCGATCTTTGCGGTCGGACTCTCTTCCGTCATCGCAAAATACTTGCCCATCATTACGAAGTCTGCACCCATCGCAAGCGCTATAATCACCTGCGTATCTGAGTTGAGCCCACCATCGGAACAGATCGGTATGTAGGTCCCGTTCTCTTTAAGAAACTTGTCACGCTCACGAGCAACATCCATCACAGCGCTCGCCTGGCCACGCCCGATGCCCTTCTGCTCACGCGTAATACAGATCGAGCCTCCACCGATTCCGACCTTTACGAAATCGACCTCAGCCTCCGTTGCCATGTATCTAAAGGCGTCCGCCGAGACGATATTTCCACCACCCAGGATTATGTTGCTACCATACTTTTTGCGTAGCTGCTTTGCAGCATCGGCCTGCCACTTACTATATCCATCAGATGAGTCGAGGCATAAACAATCGACCCCAGCCTCAAGCAGCGCTGCAGCACGCTCCATATAATCATAGGTATTGAGCGCTGCGCCAACGAAGAGCCGCTTGCGATTATCGGTTAGCTCATCAGGGTATGTTTGGTGATCGTAGTAGTCCTTTCTAAATACTAGCGCCTTTAGGTTGCCGTTCTTATCAACTATCGGCAGGCACTCCTTCTTATTCTTCCAGAGTAGGTTTGTTGCCTGCTCTAGGCTTACCCCTTCTTCGGCCATCACAAGCTTATCTCGCTGGGTAAAGAATCCCTGTATAGGGAGCGAGAGATCATCCTTATACTCCCAGAAGTCCTTACTCGTAAGAATACCGAGCAACTTTGAGTTCCGTTCGCCCCGCTCCGTAATGGCGATGGTCGAATGTCCGGTCTTGCGACGCAGGTTCATCGCATCCTGCAAAGTCGCCGTTGGCGCTAGGTTTGAATCAGATTCAACGAAGCCCGCCTTGTGCTCCTTGACCTGCTTT from Pseudomonadota bacterium encodes:
- a CDS encoding IMP dehydrogenase gives rise to the protein MAVIIDDVSHTFHEYLLLPGLTDQQHVPGNVSLKTPIQRFRPSEGLKATLNTPFVSAAMQAVSGPELAIALARKGGSAFIYCSQSIESQAAMVKQVKEHKAGFVESDSNLAPTATLQDAMNLRRKTGHSTIAITERGERNSKLLGILTSKDFWEYKDDLSLPIQGFFTQRDKLVMAEEGVSLEQATNLLWKNKKECLPIVDKNGNLKALVFRKDYYDHQTYPDELTDNRKRLFVGAALNTYDYMERAAALLEAGVDCLCLDSSDGYSKWQADAAKQLRKKYGSNIILGGGNIVSADAFRYMATEAEVDFVKVGIGGGSICITREQKGIGRGQASAVMDVARERDKFLKENGTYIPICSDGGLNSDTQVIIALAMGADFVMMGKYFAMTEESPTAKIGHKGRLYKPYWGEGSNRARNWQRYKQSEAEQLIFEEGVDAYVPYSGTLSDKMEVSLVKLKSTMCNVGVLSLKEMHEKAQLTKVSEMTVVEGGTSTVERLDRMQTNAD